The following are encoded in a window of Panicum virgatum strain AP13 chromosome 5N, P.virgatum_v5, whole genome shotgun sequence genomic DNA:
- the LOC120673783 gene encoding endoglucanase 3: protein MARLLCALVLALLLARLPGDAIAGRGHHGPAAHDYRDALAKSILFFEGQRSGRLPPSQRMSWRRDSGLKDGASATVDLVGGYHDAGDNVKFGFPMAFSMTMLAWSVVEFGGLMKAELQHAREAVRWGADYLLKATAHPDTIYVQVGDATKDHACWERPEDMDTPRTVYKVDPGTPGSDVAAETAAALAAASLVFRKSDPAYASRLLARAKRVFAFADRHRGSYSTGLAADVCPYYCSYSGYQDELLWGAAWLHRATRSPAYLSYIQANGQVLGAGEADNTFGWDNKHAGARVLIAKAFLVQRLGALREYKAHADAFVCSMVPGTPTDQTQYTRGGLLFKLSDSNMQYVTSSAFLLLTYAKYLAFARQTVSCGGGGAVTPQRLRAIARRQVDYLLGSNPAGMSYMVGYGARYPRRVHHRASSLPSVAAHPGRIGCSQGFAALYAGGANPNVLVGAVVGGPDLQDRFPDQRSDHEHSEPATYINAPLVGALAYLAHSYGQL from the exons atggcTCGCCTCCTCTGCGCGCTCGTGCtggcgctcctcctcgcgcgGCTGCCCGGCGACGCCATCGCCGGGCGCGGGCACCACGGCCCCGCCGCGCACGACTACAGGGACGCGCTCGCCAAGTCCATCCTCTTCTTCGAGGGCCAGCGGTCGGGCAGGCTGCCGCCGTCGCAGCGCATGTCCTGGCGCCGGGACTCGGGCCTCAAGGACGGCGCCTCCGCCACGGTGGACCTCGTGGGCGGGTACCACGACGCCGGCGACAACGTCAAGTTCGGGTTCCCGATGGCGTTCAGCATGACGATGCTGGCGTGGAGCGTGGTGGAGTTCGGCGGGCTCATGAAGGCCGAGCTGCAGCACGCCAGGGAGGCCGTCCGCTGGGGCGCCGACTACCTGCTCAAGGCCACGGCGCACCCGGACACCATCTACGTCCAG GTTGGCGACGCCACCAAGGACCACGCGTGCTGGGAGCGGCCGGAGGACATGGACACCCCCCGCACCGTGTACAAGGTGGACCCCGGCACCCCCGGCTCCGACGTCGCCGCCGAgacggccgccgcgctcgccgccgcctccctcgtctTCCGCAAGTCGGACCCGGCCTACGCCAGCCGCCTCCTCGCCCGGGCCAAGAGGGTGTTCGCGTTCGCGGACAGGCACCGGGGCTCCTACAGCACGGGCCTGGCGGCGGACGTGTGCCCTTACTACTGCTCCTACTCCGGGTACCAGGACGAGCTCCTGTGGGGCGCGGCGTGGCTGCACCGCGCCACCCGGAGCCCCGCGTACCTGAGCTACATCCAGGCCAACGGCCAGGTGctgggcgccggcgaggcggacAACACGTTCGGGTGGGACAACAAGCACGCCGGCGCCCGGGTCCTGATCGCCAAGGCGTTCCTGGTGCAGCGCCTGGGCGCCCTGCGCGAGTACAAGGCCCACGCCGACGCCTTCGTCTGCTCCATGGTGCCCGGCACGCCGACGGACCAGACCCAGTACACCCGCGGCGGCCTGCTGTTCAAGCTCAGCGACAGCAACATGCAGTACGTCACCTCCAGCGCCTTCCTCCTGCTCACCTACGCCAAGTACCTGGCCTTCGCGAGGCAGACggtgagctgcggcggcggcggcgcggtgacgCCGCAGCGGCTGCGCGCCATCGCGCGGCGGCAGGTGGACTACCTGCTGGGGAGCAACCCGGCGGGGATGTCGTACATGGTCGGGTACGGGGCGCGTTACCCGCGTCGCGTCCACCACCGCgcgtcgtcgctgccgtcggtggcggcgcacccggggcggatcgggtgctcgCAGGGGTTCGCCGCGCTGTACGCCGGCGGGGCCAACCCGAACGtgctcgtcggcgccgtcgTGGGGGGCCCCGACCTGCAGGACAGGTTCCCCGACCAGCGCAGCGACCACGAGCACTCGGAGCCGGCCACCTACATCAACGCGCCGCTCGTCGGCGCCCTCGCGTACCTCGCGCACTCCTACGGTCAGCTCTAG